From Kaistella polysaccharea:
ATCTGTAGAACTAAAACAGACAATTTTGCACGGTCAGGGTCAGTTGCACCTTGATTTGGTTACCCAGCGTTTAGAAAAAGAGTTCGGTGTGAAAATGAAATTTGCCGCTCCGAAAATTCCTTATCGCGAAACGATCACCGGAAAAGCTGAGGCCGATTACCGCCATAAAAAACAGTCAGGCGGCGCGGGTCAGTTTGGGGAAATTCACCTTCGATTAGAAAATTACTATGACGGAATGGAAGAGCCCACCGGCGTAAATATCCGACAGAAAGACATAGAAGAACTGCCTTGGGGTGGAAAATTGGCTTTTTATTGGTGTATCGTGGGAGGTTCTATTGACAACCGCTATATTGGAGCCATTAAAAAAGGAATTATGCAACAGATGGAAGCTGGACCTTTAACAAGTTCCTATTGTCAAAATATTCGTGTGACGGTTTATGATGGAAAAATGCACAGTGTAGATTCTAATGATATTTCTTTCCAATTGGCCTCTGCTGGAGCATTTAGAGAAGCTTTTCATCAGGCAAAACCACAACTTTTAGAACCAATGTATGCAGTTGAAATTCTTTGTCCCGATGAAGATACCGGTGACGTAATGGGCGATTTACAAACCCGTCGAGCGATTATTTCAGGAATGGATTCAGAAACGCATTATCAGAAAATTCTTGCCGATGTTCCTTTGGCAGAGTTGGATGATTACGGATCAACTTTACGTTCTATTACAGGCGGACGCGCAAAATTTACGATGAAATTTTGTAATTATCAATTGGTTCCAATGAATGTTCAGCAGGAGTTGGTTAAGAAAAATTCACCAATGGTTGAAGTGTAAATAGGAAAGCAGGAAAGCTTTGGTAATATGTTTTAATGATTAAATGAGAAACCTCGACGAAAGCCGAGGTTTTTTTAGTTTTATATATCTCTAAATTATTTACGCCTTTTCCAGTTGTACTGTAAAATGTCGTAATATCTCTGATTCCCAAGTGATATTATAGCCTTTTTTGATTTCATCTCTGCGATCGTAGACATTTTTAATTGCTGCTGCAATATAATCCATGTGATTATTGGTGTACGTCCTGCGCGGAATGGCCAAACGAACCAGTTCTAATTTAGGATAGCGATTTTCCCGGGTTTCAGGATCACGATCCGCTAATAAAGTTCCGATTTCTACTGTTCTGATGCCGGCTTCCTTGTAAATTTCATTGGCTAATGTTTGAGCCGGATATTCTTCCCGCGGAACATTCGGTAAAAATCCCAAAGAGTCTATGAATACCGCATGACCACCAATTGGTTTCTGCACAGGAATGCCATATTCTATTAATTTATTGCCCAAATATTCGACCTGTGAAATCCGGCTTTCTAAATACTCAAACTCCGTGGCTTCATTTAAACCAACGGCTAACGCAGCCATATCTCTTCCAGCCATTCCGCCGTAGGTAATAAAACCTTCAAAAATAATGGTAAAGTTTGATGCTTTCTTAAAAATATCTGCATCATTCAGCGCAATAAAACCGCCGATATTCACCAGACCATCTTTTTTAGAACTCATCGTCATCCCAACGCCATAGGAAAAAGCTTCTTTGGCAATTTCTTTAATCGTTTTGTTTTCCTGGCCTTTTTCCCTCATCTTAATGAAATAGGCGTTCTCTGCAAATCTTGCGGAATCAAAGTAAATTGGTATTCCATACCGGTCAGAAAGTTCTTTTACAGCCTTCATGTTTTCTAACGAAACCGGTTGACCACCCGAAGAATTGCAGGTAATGGTAATTAAACAAAATGGAATTTTTTCTTTAGGATGCGCTTTGTAAACTTCTTCTAATTTTTCTAAATCGATATTTCCTTTGAAAAGGTGAGGATCTTCAATGTCAAATGCTTCATCAACCGTACAATCGATGGCGTGGGCTTTTCTAATTTCAATATGTCCTTTTGTGGTATCAAAATGAGAGTTTCCTGGAATAACGTCGCCATCTTTTACCAAAACTGAAAACAAAACATTTTCCGCAGCCCGTCCCTGGTGGGTTGGAAGTAAATATTGGTATCCGGTAATATTGCGAACGGTTTCGTGCAATTTTTCGAAACTTTTCGAACCTGCGTAACTTTCGTCGCCTGTCATCATCGCGCCCCATTGTTGGTCGCTCATGGCGCCCGTTCCAGAATCGGTTAACAAATCAATATAAACATGGGTTGATCTGAGATTAAATAAGTTGTAGTGTGCATTTTTCAGCCATTCTTCTCTTTCTTGGCGGGTAGACTGGTGAATTTCTTCCACCATTTTTATTCTGAAAGGTTCAGCGTAAGGTAATTTCATTTAGGATAATTTAAGGTTGAGTGTAAGGAAATTCAAAATTTCCGATGTAAAATAAATGTGAAAGATTAAGTGTAAAAATGTTAATCTTTAATCATCCTAACTTCATTCCGGTGCTTTGAAAACATTATCATCTGAATGAAATCCTGCCACGCCACCACTTACCGCGAACTTCATCGCCTGTGCTGCGCTTACATTTTCTAAAACGACAATATTGCTGGCCTGAACGAAAACAACCCAACCGGAAACCGCGTAAGAATGCGGTAAATAAACCGAAACATAACTCGGAAAGCCAACGGAAGAAAGATCACTTTGTGTAAGAAAACCGATACGCCAAACATCCGGATTATCCGAAGTTTTGATGAGAACAGGTTGATTAAATTTCTTTTTATCGCCCACGAAGGAAGTCATTACATCCTTGAGCGAAGTATAAATGAATTTAATTCCCGGTGTATGTTCCAATAAATAGTCGAAACTGTCTACAATTACCCGTCCGATAATAAATTTACTTCCTATAAAACCAATTATAGTAATGCTGCAGATGACAATAAGAAAAGTAATTCCTGGATAAAACTGTTGTGATAGTGAGGGTAGAATATTGTCGATGCTCGATACAACATACCAGATAATCCAAACCGTGAGGGCGAAAGGGCCGATAATAAGCAAACCCTGGAAAAAAGATTTTACCAGTACATTGACGAGGTGTTCAATTTTTTGTTTGTTCATCTACTTTGCTTGCGACGGTCAATTATTTTACATTGGTAAAAATAGGTAAAATTTCAGCTGCTTTTAGCAACAATTAGCCATGAATAGATTCTTTTTTTCCATAAGATTTTATGATTTCTGCTTCATAATCCAACCATTCTTCCCAGCGTTGATTTACTTCTTCTACATTCCCTAATTGTCTCGCAAAGCCAATGAATGTCGTGTAATGTCCCGCTTCCGAGATCATGAGCTCTTTATAAAAAGTTTTCAGTTCTTCATCTTTAATGTTTTCTGTCAGCACCCGGAAGCGTTCGCAACTTCTGGCTTCGATCATTGCTGCAAAAAGCATTCTGTCGATAATATATTCTTTTCGCGTACCCTGAACAATAAATTTGAAAAGCTGTCCTACATAATCATCTTTTCTTTCTCTACCGAATTCATAACCACGTTTTTTAATAATTTCATGAACCATTTGAAAATGCTCCAATTCCTCTTGGGCAATTTTTAAAAGTTCGGTCACAATCTCTGGATATTCAGGACACATGGTGATAATTGTGATGGCATTGGTCGTGGCTTTTTGTTCGCACCAGGCGTGATCGGTGAGAATTTCCTCCAGGTTACTTTCTGCAATATTCGCCCATCGCGGATCGGTGAGCAATCTTAATTTGAACATGGTAATTTTTTTACAAATTTAATAATTTAAAGTTCAGCGAATTAAGTTCATCAGACTTCTTAATATGATAAAGAATTTTAAGTATATTTACATTATACCTTTTCAGGTGGCATAAATGTTGAATAAAAGGAAAATAACATTAAAAAAATAAATTATGAACACACAAGCTTTAACAAACAGATTTGAAAAATTCGGAATTCTAGTACTTACTTTTTTCTTCAGTGTAATGACATTTGCGCAGGATGCAGTTAAAACGCCAGATGTTGGGGTAGATGTTACTACAACTAAAACTACAACTACAGAAGAATGGTTTACAAACCCTTTATATTGGGTAGTTGGTGCTTTATTGTTGATTATCTTAATCGCTGTAATTGCAAGAGGAAATAAAAAGGATTAATTTCATTTCTTAATATTTACTACTGCTTTGGTTTGTACCGAAGCAGTTTTTTTGCGCAGAAATTCTAATATTTTCCAGCCTAATGCATCTACTTTTTTCAAGCCTTCGGCAATAAGAATTGCTAAACCAATATTTAGTGCGAAAATAATAGGTAAAAATAATCCCCCATGTAAATACTCTTTTAGCGGAACGACCAAGAAGTAGATGAGCGAGGAACTCATTCCTTGCGCGAAATAATAGAAAATGGCGTTTTTACCGATGTAAGTAATGAAATTGTTTTTCTCAATTTTCAGGCGGTTGTACAGAACCAAAAGCGTGAGCAATGAAAAACTTGACCAGAAAATATACAGCAGTTTGGGGGGGAATTTCGCTTTGTTCATTCGCAAAAACAGATCTTTTCCGTAATTATAAAAGAGGAAAATGAGAATGAGAAATAAAATTCCATACAGAAAAGGGACGAGTTTCGTTGGGATTTTCTTGCCTTTTAACTGGTGTGCGATCAAAAATATTCCGAGGTATAAAGCGACGTAACCAACTTGCCCTGTTGGATAAAATTGTGGAATTAAGTTGAAAATAAGGGTAAGTCCGAAACAGATGGCTATAAAATAATTGATGTGTTTCGAAAAGAATCTCAAAATTAAAACCCCGAAAACCGTCAGAATAAAATAGACTTTCAGATACCAAAAACTTCCCATCACGACAGGAAAAGTATCTGCATTCGTATATTGATGCAAATACCAATTGCCCAGATTCTGCCACTGTGGAATATCCGAGATGTTATTAGGAACATACTTGGTGCCGAAGGTAGAATAGAAATTTTTCATCCAGTCTAAGCCAAAGACATTCAAGCCGAATACTTTAAAGAAATAATCCAGGAAGAAAAGAAACGTCACAAATATCATGAAGGTGATCTGCAGCTTTAAAAGACGATAGAGTGTTTTTTCTACATTTCCTCCAGATGTTAATCCACTTAAAGCGTAAAAGAGCGGAACATCTATTAATAGTGATAAAACGCGAACTTCTGTGGGAACATAATATTGCCCAGACCAGTAAACGGTATGAATGAAGATGATGGAAAGTGTTGCAAAACCTTTGGCAAAATCAATGTAGAGATCTCTTTTCATAATGGTAGGAAAAATCAAAAGTACTTAAAAAAGGCTTTAATAGTGAAAATTTTAATTTCAAATTGAGATTGATGGATGAGGCGCTAACACTTTGAATATAAATATTATGTGAAATTTAAAATTGCGTTGTGGATAACTCAAAATTATTTCTTATTTTTGCACCTCGAATTAACTAACAAAATTTATAAACAATGTTTGCAATTGTAGAAATAGCAGGGCTTCAATATAAAGTTGAGCAAGACCAGAAGTTGTTTGTAAACCGTTTGAAAGGAGATAAAGGAGGGAAAGTTTCCTTCGATAAAGTTCTTCTTACTGTAAACGGTTCTACATCAATCGGCGCCCCAGCTGTAAGCGGTATCACAGTAGATGCTGAAATCTTGGATCACGTGAAAGCTGATAAAGTAATCGTTTTCAAGAAAAAAAGAAGAAAGGGATACGAAAAGAAAAACGGTCACAGACAATCTTTAACTCAAATTCAAATTACCGGTATTACTGGTTTTGATAAGAAAGAAAAGAAAGAAGACAAAAAAGTTGAGCCTAAAGCTAAAAAAGAAGCAGCAGTTTCTGAAGAAGCTCCAGTTGCTAAAAAAACAACCAAAAAATCAGACAGCGAAACCGCTGAATAATTTTAACCAAAAAACCTTAAAATAAAATGGCACATAAGAAAGGAGTTGGTAGTTCCAAAAATGGTAGAGAATCGCATTCTAAGAGATTAGGTGTTAAGATTTTCGGAGGACAAGAAGCGATCGCTGGAAACATCATCGTAAGACAAAGAGGTACAACACATCATCCTGGGGAAAACGTAGGAATGGGTAAAGACCACACATTGCATGCGTTGATCGACGGTAAAGTAGTTTTCAGAAAGAAAGCAAACGACAGATCATTTGTATCTATTGAACCGAACGCTTAATTAAAAAGTGTTTACAATATAAAATCCCAATCGCAAGATTGGGATTTTTTTATGGACAATTATTTTTAATGATTATTGGCCTTTGTTCAGGAAAGCATCCCAACCCTGCGCATTCAAAGCAATCAATTCATTGCTGCCACGGGCGACTAAATAATTACCCTGATCCAAATCTACGGCGTGACCGATGATTGTAAAATCTGGATGGTTTTTTATCTTTTCAAAGTCATTCGGAGAAATTGTGAAGAGTAATTCGTAATCTTCACCGCCGCTTAACGCGCACATAATGGGATTTAAATTTAATTCTTCCGCCGTGGAAATGGTTAAGGAATCCATGGGAACTTTTTCCTCATAAATACGGAAACCAACTTTACTCTGATCCGATAAGTGTAGCGTTTCAGATGATAGTCCATCCGAAATATCTATCATGGAAGTCGGTTTAATATCCAATTCTTCCAAAGCTTTTTTAATATCGGTACGAGCTTCCGGCTTTAATTGTCTTTCCAAAATATAATCGTAACCTTCCATTTCTGGTTGCATATTAGGATTTGCTAAAAATACAGAATGTTCCCGCTCCAAAATTTGCAATCCCATATAAGCGCCGCCTAAATCACCCGTAACTACCAGTAAATCATTGGCTTTAGCACCACTTCTCTTTACTATATTTTCAGAATTTTCTAAACCAACCGCTGTAATATTAATGATCAATCCGGAGGTTGAGCTTGTGGTGTCGCCACCGACTAAATCAACTTTATAATGTTTACACGCCAGAGAAATTCCCGCGTAAATTTCTTCCAAAGCTTCCACTGGAAAACGATTTGATGCTGCGATTGCTACTAAAATCTGCGTGGGTTTCGCATTCATAGCCGCAATATCGCTGAGGTTTACCACCACCGCTTTATATCCCAAATGTTTTAGCGGAACATAGCCCAAATTAAAGTGAACACCTTCCGCCAGAATATCTGTCGTAATTACTACTTTTTGATTTTCGGGATTGATGACGGCGCAGTCATCTCCAATCGAAATTTCAGTTGAAGAATTGGCTGAACTAAAGTTTTCGGTAAGATGTTTTATCAAGCCAAATTCGCCGTACGCAGAAATGGGCGTGAGATCCATATTTTTATCTTCGAGCATAATTTTTTATTTAAAGGATACTAATTTACTGCTATTCTGCAGGTTTATCGTCACTTTTCTTTTTCCAGGTAAACGTGTTATGTTTATGAAAAGGTTCTATATTTTCTGGCTTAAAAGGAAGATCTTTCAAGTCGGCGCGTGTTAATATTTTTACATTTTCACTTTTAAATTCGTCCAGCACTTCCAAAATATCATCAGGTGGAGTCGTGGCTTTTCGCAGCATGGTATCAATCCAAACGCCTGTGGCTTCGGCAGTTGCACAATGTGTTCCGTCGGGTAAATAAAATTTATGCACGAACTGGTAAATACTTGCATCTTCCGACATTCCTGAAATTTCCGCGGTTACAAAAACAGTTTGATCCGCGTAAATCTCTTTAAAAAAAGAATATCTTTCGTGCAGAATTACAGGACCAATTCCCCAGTAACTCAGTTCCTTGAGGCCCATTTTGTGACTTCGCATAAAAGCCATTCTGGTTTGCGCGCAATATTCTACATACGAAGAATTGGCCAAATGACGGTTCGCATCGATGTCGCTCCAGCGCACCTCAAATTTATAGTGATAATGAGACATAATTTTTAGGTTTTATATTTGGGCGCCTTTATCCGTCTTCCGTTCCCTCCCGGTTTTGCAACCGGGATCCACTCAAGCCGGGGCGCAGGTTTCGCTTCCGAAAAAAGGTATTTTATAATTCCCAAAATTAAGCATTAATGATGGGTTAGAAAAATGGTAT
This genomic window contains:
- a CDS encoding tryptophanase, yielding MKLPYAEPFRIKMVEEIHQSTRQEREEWLKNAHYNLFNLRSTHVYIDLLTDSGTGAMSDQQWGAMMTGDESYAGSKSFEKLHETVRNITGYQYLLPTHQGRAAENVLFSVLVKDGDVIPGNSHFDTTKGHIEIRKAHAIDCTVDEAFDIEDPHLFKGNIDLEKLEEVYKAHPKEKIPFCLITITCNSSGGQPVSLENMKAVKELSDRYGIPIYFDSARFAENAYFIKMREKGQENKTIKEIAKEAFSYGVGMTMSSKKDGLVNIGGFIALNDADIFKKASNFTIIFEGFITYGGMAGRDMAALAVGLNEATEFEYLESRISQVEYLGNKLIEYGIPVQKPIGGHAVFIDSLGFLPNVPREEYPAQTLANEIYKEAGIRTVEIGTLLADRDPETRENRYPKLELVRLAIPRRTYTNNHMDYIAAAIKNVYDRRDEIKKGYNITWESEILRHFTVQLEKA
- a CDS encoding DUF502 domain-containing protein; the protein is MNKQKIEHLVNVLVKSFFQGLLIIGPFALTVWIIWYVVSSIDNILPSLSQQFYPGITFLIVICSITIIGFIGSKFIIGRVIVDSFDYLLEHTPGIKFIYTSLKDVMTSFVGDKKKFNQPVLIKTSDNPDVWRIGFLTQSDLSSVGFPSYVSVYLPHSYAVSGWVVFVQASNIVVLENVSAAQAMKFAVSGGVAGFHSDDNVFKAPE
- the miaE gene encoding tRNA-(ms[2]io[6]A)-hydroxylase, which gives rise to MFKLRLLTDPRWANIAESNLEEILTDHAWCEQKATTNAITIITMCPEYPEIVTELLKIAQEELEHFQMVHEIIKKRGYEFGRERKDDYVGQLFKFIVQGTRKEYIIDRMLFAAMIEARSCERFRVLTENIKDEELKTFYKELMISEAGHYTTFIGFARQLGNVEEVNQRWEEWLDYEAEIIKSYGKKESIHG
- a CDS encoding acyltransferase family protein, with amino-acid sequence MKRDLYIDFAKGFATLSIIFIHTVYWSGQYYVPTEVRVLSLLIDVPLFYALSGLTSGGNVEKTLYRLLKLQITFMIFVTFLFFLDYFFKVFGLNVFGLDWMKNFYSTFGTKYVPNNISDIPQWQNLGNWYLHQYTNADTFPVVMGSFWYLKVYFILTVFGVLILRFFSKHINYFIAICFGLTLIFNLIPQFYPTGQVGYVALYLGIFLIAHQLKGKKIPTKLVPFLYGILFLILIFLFYNYGKDLFLRMNKAKFPPKLLYIFWSSFSLLTLLVLYNRLKIEKNNFITYIGKNAIFYYFAQGMSSSLIYFLVVPLKEYLHGGLFLPIIFALNIGLAILIAEGLKKVDALGWKILEFLRKKTASVQTKAVVNIKK
- the rplU gene encoding 50S ribosomal protein L21; this encodes MFAIVEIAGLQYKVEQDQKLFVNRLKGDKGGKVSFDKVLLTVNGSTSIGAPAVSGITVDAEILDHVKADKVIVFKKKRRKGYEKKNGHRQSLTQIQITGITGFDKKEKKEDKKVEPKAKKEAAVSEEAPVAKKTTKKSDSETAE
- the rpmA gene encoding 50S ribosomal protein L27 — its product is MAHKKGVGSSKNGRESHSKRLGVKIFGGQEAIAGNIIVRQRGTTHHPGENVGMGKDHTLHALIDGKVVFRKKANDRSFVSIEPNA
- the thiL gene encoding thiamine-phosphate kinase, which translates into the protein MLEDKNMDLTPISAYGEFGLIKHLTENFSSANSSTEISIGDDCAVINPENQKVVITTDILAEGVHFNLGYVPLKHLGYKAVVVNLSDIAAMNAKPTQILVAIAASNRFPVEALEEIYAGISLACKHYKVDLVGGDTTSSTSGLIINITAVGLENSENIVKRSGAKANDLLVVTGDLGGAYMGLQILEREHSVFLANPNMQPEMEGYDYILERQLKPEARTDIKKALEELDIKPTSMIDISDGLSSETLHLSDQSKVGFRIYEEKVPMDSLTISTAEELNLNPIMCALSGGEDYELLFTISPNDFEKIKNHPDFTIIGHAVDLDQGNYLVARGSNELIALNAQGWDAFLNKGQ
- a CDS encoding acyl-CoA thioesterase, which translates into the protein MSHYHYKFEVRWSDIDANRHLANSSYVEYCAQTRMAFMRSHKMGLKELSYWGIGPVILHERYSFFKEIYADQTVFVTAEISGMSEDASIYQFVHKFYLPDGTHCATAEATGVWIDTMLRKATTPPDDILEVLDEFKSENVKILTRADLKDLPFKPENIEPFHKHNTFTWKKKSDDKPAE